One window of Novosphingobium sp. P6W genomic DNA carries:
- a CDS encoding threonine ammonia-lyase, translated as MDQTVLTIAPGAAEAAPLTAADVRAAAERISGKVVRTPTLHSATLSAITGADIWLKFENLQFTAAYKERGALNALLLLPEEAKSRGVIAASAGNHAQGLSYHGTRLGVPVTIVMPKTTPTVKVMQTESVGGKVVLHGESFDEAYEHARKLEGELGLTFIHPFDDPHVAAGQGTVALEMLEDVPELDTLVLPVGGGGLSSGMGTVARGIKPDIRLVGVEAQLYPSMYNLLKGTTLPIGGDTLAEGIAVIAPGLMTSKVLRGLLDDFLLVSESQIESALALLLQIEKTLVEGAGAAGFAAVMNNRELFVGRKVGIVLSGGNIDTRLLANVLLRDLARSGRLARLKIGLQDRAGALFKVAKVFHEHNVNIIEVFHQRIFTHLPAKGLVTEIECEARDKAQLDALVSALRREGYEVKQVETE; from the coding sequence ATGGACCAGACAGTGCTCACCATCGCTCCCGGAGCGGCCGAGGCCGCCCCGTTGACCGCAGCCGACGTTCGCGCGGCGGCGGAGCGAATTTCGGGCAAGGTCGTTCGCACGCCGACGCTGCACAGCGCGACGCTGAGCGCGATCACCGGCGCCGACATCTGGCTCAAGTTCGAGAATCTCCAGTTCACCGCCGCCTACAAGGAGCGCGGCGCGCTCAACGCGCTGCTGCTGCTGCCCGAAGAGGCCAAGTCGCGCGGCGTGATCGCCGCTTCGGCCGGCAACCACGCGCAGGGCCTCAGCTATCACGGCACCCGGCTTGGCGTGCCCGTTACCATCGTCATGCCCAAGACCACGCCGACGGTAAAGGTCATGCAGACCGAGAGCGTGGGCGGCAAGGTCGTGCTCCACGGCGAAAGCTTCGACGAGGCCTATGAACACGCCCGCAAGCTGGAAGGCGAGCTGGGACTGACGTTCATCCATCCCTTCGACGACCCGCATGTGGCGGCGGGGCAAGGCACCGTCGCCCTGGAAATGCTGGAAGACGTGCCTGAACTGGACACGCTGGTGCTGCCGGTGGGCGGCGGCGGCCTGTCCTCGGGCATGGGCACCGTGGCGCGCGGGATCAAGCCGGACATCCGGCTCGTCGGCGTCGAGGCGCAGCTTTATCCCTCCATGTACAACCTGCTGAAAGGCACCACCCTGCCGATCGGCGGCGACACGCTGGCCGAGGGTATCGCGGTGATCGCGCCGGGGCTGATGACCTCCAAGGTGCTGCGCGGCCTGCTTGACGATTTCCTGCTGGTCAGCGAGTCCCAGATCGAGAGCGCGCTGGCCCTGCTGCTCCAGATCGAGAAGACGCTGGTCGAGGGCGCGGGCGCGGCGGGCTTCGCGGCGGTGATGAACAACCGCGAGCTGTTCGTCGGGCGCAAGGTCGGCATCGTCCTGTCGGGGGGCAATATCGATACCCGCCTGCTCGCCAACGTGCTGCTGCGCGACCTTGCCCGCTCAGGTCGTCTCGCGCGGCTCAAGATCGGCCTTCAGGACCGCGCCGGCGCGCTGTTCAAGGTCGCCAAGGTATTCCACGAGCACAATGTGAACATCATCGAGGTGTTCCATCAGCGCATCTTCACGCACTTGCCTGCCAAGGGCCTGGTCACCGAGATCGAGTGTGAGGCGCGTGACAAGGCGCAGCTTGATGCTCTGGTCTCCGCCCTGCGGCGTGAGGGCTACGAAGTGAAGCAGGTCGAGACCGAATAG
- a CDS encoding NAD(P)-dependent oxidoreductase yields the protein MSDNTIERRKVSFLGLGTMGGAIARHIAEAGHELTIYNRSPERARKWNADNPGLAHRIAANPAHAAQDADVVITCVGNDDDLADVVLGPNGVFRMLKKGGVFIDHTTVSARIARQISVEARDLKVHCVDAPMTGSQIGAEKGTLTLMCGGRDDAIEAARPIMEAYSSRIVHVGKPGSGQIAKMANQICIAGNVAALAEAVRFAQASHLDMEKVYEAISGGAAQSWQMDNRLKTMDADEFDFGFAIDWMRKDLGLSLEEGRGLGVSLPVAALVDQFFADLQAMGGGRLDTSAIIKRLPKKGKK from the coding sequence ATGAGCGACAACACCATAGAGCGCCGCAAGGTTTCCTTCCTCGGGCTGGGGACGATGGGCGGCGCGATCGCGCGCCACATCGCCGAAGCCGGGCACGAACTGACGATCTACAACCGCTCGCCCGAACGCGCGCGCAAGTGGAACGCCGACAATCCGGGCCTCGCCCACCGCATTGCCGCCAACCCGGCCCATGCCGCGCAGGATGCCGATGTAGTCATCACCTGCGTGGGCAACGACGACGACCTTGCCGACGTGGTGCTGGGCCCCAACGGCGTATTCCGCATGCTCAAGAAGGGCGGCGTCTTCATCGACCATACCACCGTTTCGGCGCGGATCGCCCGGCAGATCTCGGTCGAGGCGCGCGATCTCAAGGTCCACTGCGTCGACGCTCCGATGACCGGATCGCAGATCGGCGCGGAAAAAGGCACGCTTACCCTGATGTGCGGCGGGCGCGACGACGCGATCGAAGCCGCGCGCCCGATCATGGAAGCCTACTCCAGCCGCATCGTCCATGTCGGCAAGCCCGGCTCGGGCCAGATCGCCAAGATGGCCAACCAGATCTGCATCGCCGGCAACGTCGCCGCGCTGGCAGAGGCGGTGCGCTTCGCCCAGGCATCGCACCTCGACATGGAAAAGGTCTACGAGGCCATTTCCGGCGGCGCTGCCCAGTCCTGGCAGATGGACAACCGGCTCAAGACCATGGACGCCGACGAATTCGATTTCGGCTTCGCGATCGACTGGATGCGCAAGGATCTTGGCCTCAGCCTTGAGGAAGGGCGCGGGCTCGGCGTGTCGCTGCCGGTGGCGGCGCTGGTCGACCAGTTCTTCGCCGACCTGCAGGCGATGGGCGGCGGCCGTCTCGATACCAGCGCGATCATCAAGCGCCTCCCCAAGAAGGGCAAGAAGTGA